The following coding sequences are from one Neodiprion lecontei isolate iyNeoLeco1 chromosome 7, iyNeoLeco1.1, whole genome shotgun sequence window:
- the LOC124295569 gene encoding uncharacterized protein LOC124295569: MHDKLMFALCHSCCQSLNQDEWRHDDEATREFKGPSVSIELKKAVEMGYKIRSIREIWSYTVISFDPTTRQGGHFAGYIDTFLKIKQEASGWPAECGDEPARMRYLDEYERVEGIRLDRDRIAKNPCMQSVSKLCLNLFWGKFRQRENLVKTEVIKTRQQLLELLTNPEVEVSDLLPVNDEVLYVRWLHAQHSVEPSALANVVIASYTTAQARLKLFSFVEKLDRRVLYYDTDSVIYTRNLRRPNEDEPPTGNFLGDLTDELASYGRRSFIRVFVSGGPKFYVFIIKRPNGEEVKICKVKGISLNHTTSSKINFEAIKRMVVEAAAPIPSEYRAIRRTELHAVVTRSEHKTCKPVYVKRRCCVMSFDTLPYGYRTG, from the coding sequence ATGCATGACAAACTCATGTTTGCCTTGTGCCACTCATGTTGTCAGAGTTTGAACCAGGACGAGTGGAGACATGATGACGAGGCTACGCGAGAATTCAAGGGCCCGTCGGTGTcgatcgaattaaaaaaagccGTGGAAATGGGATACAAGATCAGGAGCATACGCGAGATCTGGTCGTACACGGTGATATCGTTTGACCCGACTACTCGTCAAGGTGGGCATTTCGCCGGCTATATCGACACCTTCCTCAAGATTAAGCAAGAGGCAAGCGGCTGGCCTGCTGAATGCGGGGACGAGCCGGCTCGAATGCGCTATCTTGATGAATACGAGCGGGTCGAGGGTATACGGTTAGATCGCGACCGTATTGCTAAGAATCCCTGCATGCAATCAGTTTCCAAATTATGCTTAAATTTGTTTTGGGGCAAGTTCAGGCAACGCGAGAATCTGGTAAAAACAGAGGTTATAAAGACGCGTCAGCAGCTGCTCGAGCTTTTGACCAACCCTGAAGTCGAGGTGTCTGATTTGCTGCCCGTGAACGACGAAGTGTTGTACGTGCGTTGGTTACACGCGCAACACAGCGTTGAACCGTCAGCACTAGCAAACGTCGTGATTGCCTCGTACACCACTGCCCAGGCTCGGCTGAAGCTCTTCTCGTTCGTTGAGAAGCTCGATCGGCGCGTGCTCTATTACGACACCGATTCAGTAATTTATACCCGAAACCTCCGAAGGCCAAACGAGGATGAACCTCCCACGGGCAACTTTCTTGGCGACCTGACGGACGAGTTGGCGTCTTACGGCCGTCGGAGTTTTATACGTGTTTTCGTCTCGGGAGGGCCAAAATTCTATGTTTTCATAATTAAACGTCCGAATGGTGAAgaggtgaaaatttgtaaGGTGAAAGGCATATCACTGAATCACACAACGAGCTCGAAAATCAACTTCGAGGCCATCAAGCGGATGGTGGTAGAAGCCGCTGCACCTATTCCCTCGGAGTATCGCGCCATTCGTCGAACGGAACTGCACGCAGTCGTGACGCGCTCCGAGCACAAAACGTGTAAGCCGGTGTACGTGAAAAGGCGTTGCTGCGTCATGAGTTTTGATACGCTTCCCTACGGTTATCGCACTGGATGA